Genomic window (Haloarcula limicola):
ACGAGCGACGTGCCGGTCAGCAACACCGTCGTCTCCGGAACGGTGTTGTGTCTCGTGAGGTAGGAGACGAGCTCCTCGCAGGTCCGGACCATCTCGCCGGTCGAGGTCCCCTCCTCGTACAGCCGCTCACCGTCTCGGTCGATGGTCATCGTCATCTCTAAGTCGTGGGGGTCGCCGACCGCGTCGGGCGTGGCGACGCAGGGGCCGAGCGAACACGCCCTGTCGTACACCTTCGCCTGCGGGAGATAGAGCGGGTTCTCGCCCTCGATGGAGCGACTGCTCACGTCGTTGCCGACGGTGTAGCCGACGATGTCGCCGTCGTGGAGAACGATGCCCAGTTCCGGCTCGGGGACGTCCCACTTCGAATCGCCGCGGACGCCGACGGCTTCGTCGGGGCCGACGACGCGAGAGGGCGTCGCCTTGAAGAAGATCTCCGGGCGGTCGGCCTCGTAGACGTCCAGGTACATCTCGGGCATCCCGCTCTCGGCCTCGCGGGCCTGTTCGCTGATCTCGTAGGTGACGCCGGCGGCCCACACTTCGTCCACGTCGAGCGGCATCGCCGCGTCGGTCTCGTCGGGGACCGGAACCGACGCCGCCTCCGCGACGAGTCGGTGGGCCACTTCGTCCACCGTCTCGCTCGCCACGTCCGCGACGTGCGCCAGGTCGTCGAAGGCGGTTACGCTCGGGCGGGCGGCGGTCAGATCGTACGCGTCGTCGCCCTCCCGAGCGACGAGCCGCCGCTTCCCGTCCTCGACTGTGCAGTAGTATCGCATACCGTGGTACTGCACGCCGGAGGCTCTTGTCGGTTCCGGTGATTCGGCCGTCACCAAAACTTTCTCGTAGGGGGACCCCATCCCATCAAACGATGAGCGAGACATACCACAACTACGTAGACGGCGAGTGGGTAGAATCGGAGACCGGGGAGACCTTCGAGAACAGGAACCCGGCCGACCGGAGCGACGTCATCGGCGAGTTCCAGCAGTCCAGCGAGGCGGACGCCGAAGCGGCCGTCGAGGCCGCGGCCGCGGCGACCGACGAGTGGGCGAACACGCCCGGCCCGGAGCGCGGAGCCATTCTGCGCGAGGCCTCGAAGAACCTCGAAGCGCGCAAGGACGAACTGACCGAGACGCTCGTCCGCGAGGAGGGGAAGGCCCGCCCCGAGGCGGCCGGCGAGGTCCAGCGCGCCATCGATATCTTCTCGTACTACGGCGCGAAGGCCAGCGACATCGGCGGAGACGTCAAGTCCTCCAGCAGTCAGGACACGACGCTGTACACGAAGAACGAGCCCATCGGCGTCGCCGGCCTCATCACGCCGTGGAACTACCCCATCGCCATCCCGGCGTGGAAGATCGCCCCCGCGCTGGCGACTGGGACGACTATCGCCTTCAAGCCCGCCTCGCTCGCGCCGAACGTCGCCCGGAAACTCGTCGAGTGTCTCGACGAGGCCGGCCTCCCCGACGGCGCGCTCAACTTCGTGACCGGTCCCGGCAGCTCCGTCGGGGCGACGCTCTCCACCCACGAGGAGGTCGACGCCGTCTCCTTCACCGGGAGCTCGGCCGTCGGCGAGACCGTCGGCGACCAGGCCAACGAGACGGGCAAGCGCGTCCAACTGGAGATGGGCGGGAAGAACCCCGTCGTCGTCATGGACAGCGCGGACGTGGACGAGGCCGTCGACATCGCGGCCTCGGGCGCGTTCGGCGTCACGGGCCAGGCCTGTACCGCCTGCTCGCGGGCCATCGTCCACGAGGACCTCTACGACGAGTTCGTCGAGGGCGTCGTCGAGGCCGCCGAGTCCATCGACATCGGCCCCGGACTCGACGGGGCCGACATGGGGCCGCACGTCAGCGAGAGCGAACTCGACGGGACGCTCGAATACATCGACATCGGCAGCAACGAAGGCGCGACGCTGGAGACCGGCGGCGAGGAAGTCGACGCCGGCGACG
Coding sequences:
- a CDS encoding fumarylacetoacetate hydrolase family protein, with the translated sequence MRYYCTVEDGKRRLVAREGDDAYDLTAARPSVTAFDDLAHVADVASETVDEVAHRLVAEAASVPVPDETDAAMPLDVDEVWAAGVTYEISEQAREAESGMPEMYLDVYEADRPEIFFKATPSRVVGPDEAVGVRGDSKWDVPEPELGIVLHDGDIVGYTVGNDVSSRSIEGENPLYLPQAKVYDRACSLGPCVATPDAVGDPHDLEMTMTIDRDGERLYEEGTSTGEMVRTCEELVSYLTRHNTVPETTVLLTGTSLVPEEGFTLEAGDRVDIDIERVGRLSNPVTTV
- a CDS encoding aldehyde dehydrogenase family protein, translated to MSETYHNYVDGEWVESETGETFENRNPADRSDVIGEFQQSSEADAEAAVEAAAAATDEWANTPGPERGAILREASKNLEARKDELTETLVREEGKARPEAAGEVQRAIDIFSYYGAKASDIGGDVKSSSSQDTTLYTKNEPIGVAGLITPWNYPIAIPAWKIAPALATGTTIAFKPASLAPNVARKLVECLDEAGLPDGALNFVTGPGSSVGATLSTHEEVDAVSFTGSSAVGETVGDQANETGKRVQLEMGGKNPVVVMDSADVDEAVDIAASGAFGVTGQACTACSRAIVHEDLYDEFVEGVVEAAESIDIGPGLDGADMGPHVSESELDGTLEYIDIGSNEGATLETGGEEVDAGDGFFVSPAVFSDVEPDMRIAQEEIFGPVLSVIPVSSYDEALEVSNGVRYGLSASIVTQDLSEAHNFVEDSESGVVKVNEKTTGLELHVPFGGMKDSSSETYREQGDAGLDFYTLSKTVYLNY